The Vicia villosa cultivar HV-30 ecotype Madison, WI unplaced genomic scaffold, Vvil1.0 ctg.001205F_1_1, whole genome shotgun sequence DNA window ctaacctaaactagggagattctttgctcgaagcccaataggaggctatggggaacctagtgttgtactaagttgaataagcatacacatcacacatatgaacaaacatgaacaagtatgaacaaacatgaacaggtatgaacaagcacatatatatgacaaagtgtgtgtatataatggagtttatgaaggaaatatacctgtaagcatgatccatttgtatacacaggggctcgggacttatactcggggagaagtccacttgagtttattcaaagctatgtaaacaggtattcacaaaagggcttgggacttatacctacatggaggcccatggtatatttttgggaagatttaaagaaaccttcatttttggtttgttattcaaagttaaaaaaacagattgagatatgtacaaaaatgtatgtgtacaatgaaatacctaatttcatgtacaggaatgggtatgtacaaaaggggcttgggacttatacctacgtggaggcccgtggtattttttatgaaacatggttgattatttttaacagacgcgaggtttgaaaaactgtttgaaagttattattttgaaagagttttctgtacaaagaaaaactgtagaaaaaaggaaaaaaggagtgggtcttatactctctaatattcgagaggccccacatcgttttgaaaatcaattgatcaaataaaaagatttaatcaatagtttcttttgaaatcaaaaagagatggtttatcgtttttttgaaaagaattgcgatcgcttgttttaaaacgatttgaaattgaaagaaatcaaattaatcaagataaacaaaaagattatgcttaattaatacctaaatgattagggcttgctcaaaaaatatttacaagtgtttaagtttgaaaatcaaatgaaaaatagtatttaaaagtattaaaagtacttaaaaacaagtcattttaaactcaattaaaaatatattaaatgaatctttttttgtgattttttttgatattgtcaaaatatgtatattaaataaagagtgtaaaaaaaaaatgaagtgaaaatgatgaattttgattggtttaattaattgatgaagtttgttaaaaaatgaaataaaattagttgtaaaaaaaaataggtttggtccctagaggacttgaactcgtgaccctaaggtcaccaaccaaaacaataaccagctgagccacgcttgtggcttgttagtaatacgcgcttggtaaaatatattttccaactaaatttcaaaacttatgaaccaaaaaacgcgccaagaacacaatccccatttgaatttgaattttctgaaaactgaatcaaattgaacaagtgaaAGGTCTATCTTGCTcgttttttcacgaggaacatgatggtgccctcaaaattcattttgtgatgaacatgaagaaccctaaaactgaaattcaatgtgaaatcgtgtatgatcatgttatgatgcaattgattgagggttaatgatcctcataggtgcagaaacaagatggtatgctcatatttcatttatgatgcgtgcaagtatgagtttgaagttcaaatggcttaccttcaaaaacggcaaaagtgagaatcgaattctgcaatagaggtgttacagaagttgtttgatgatctggatagcttcaatggaccatatggaaggtgtctggatgcttggagtggattgaaaacatctggatcattccatggaacccgatctgtaGTAGAGCCAAGTATGAATTGAGCTTAATGATTCTGAGGTTTCTgggcatggatgatgattggaatagtttacatgaagtatatggatgatgttagaagtgatagtttgggcagatatggcttgatgtgagaattggcatgttaaggttctctttatgcaaacatggtggttgaagagtgattctgagatttaggtgtttttggggtgtgtggatggatcaaacacatcacatttgatgtttatgagatgttagaaccctcactttggccagaaattgcaagagatggaaattgcaattctccctctttgaaactcatgaaacttgcaacttaagaaagaagagagaaaacctatgattatgaggttttggtgtgaattgaagagtggaaatgacctctatttataggccaaagtttctgaatacaaagctcttgcaagttgatcaagaatgatgatttggcttaagagataaaatggaatctttcacattaaatgcaaatggttaaagtaactaaaccatggttattttggccaagcttcttatctctttccattctgatctcaaatcagaaaatatcattcaatcattgctttggtgtgtcattgcttgaattataggccatatagtattgaacttagtgaaaatggcttgtaatttcatgcataatgacctctaattgcaaaattcaaaaccatagctacactccatattttttcatgctcttggacattttggaaagctcatattacacacttcaaaaccctagttgaaagtttcttcaagatccttaaggaagtgggtgaaaaagatccatgaactttgagaaaaatgaagtttcaagtgaatttttccaaagatgccaactttgaagctccatatctcttaaatggttgatcttatggaaaacatttatatgtgtcaaagttgtttattggatcaaaatctacaactttcatgttggaagtttttttcagtttgtaggtgaaattttgagttattcccctccaaagtttggaaaaaaccatgaaaaacacttagaaaaattttctaagtatgaaagtcaaacttttgactttttgattcttgattgattttcttgatttttcttgatcaaatgacttctcatatcatatattgatgatttaaaacttcaaaagtcatggttgaccaaaattccccaaaagtcaatggcaatcttgtacagttgactttttcagacgaatcgcgtttctggagatttcaaatgaaacaggctaccctcaccaaatgaatggtatgaatggatcatattgaagcattagaggatattgatccatggtttgagttgtggcaccatgtcctgattaaaaagtcagttattcagtgaattaggtcaaaaaaccctaattgtcgacctgatgaaattgatgactgtggatcttgaattgagacacaatcttcattggatattgtcatagggattatttgaagatgattgaaacctttgattgacttcctggggatttttagggtttcccaaatgtgatccctgattttagtccctgatagttcaaaaccctgatctgaggatttgtctgatcaatcttggtgtaggagatgttatgagccaatggattaggtcaaaatgatgcacttgaggtcttgatatcatgtcccaagtcattaggtcaaatcctgagcaaaagtcaggagtatgctatcttcagtgaaaaccctaatttggttggttcagagcctttgagcttgttgaaatgaatctgaggaccaaatgttgattgctgatgaagatagttcttttgagataaagggagaacaaaaccctaattgatttgttacttgtactgatgagtgatttcttgattaaatcctgctgagtcacaagtagcaaacacaagctatgcaatttgttagagatgcaaatgatgcatatgcaaatgatatgaggtggtatcttaggtcaaaaattggggtatgacaagatgGAGCGTATATTTCCACCTGCATTGTTTGACTCAATGGAGCACTTGCCAATTCATTTAGCTGGTGAAGCTAAGATGGGCGGACCGGTTCAATATCGTTGGATGTATCCATTTgaaagatttttaaacaaaattaaaaaaacagtcaaaaacaaaagaaatgtgGAAGGTGTATTTGTGAAGCATATTTGGTGCAAGAGACATCCTATTTCAGTTCCCATTATTTTCTATCTCATGGGGAAAACAAGGGGATTCATCAAGACTATATTCAACCAACTTTGTCTATCTTTGAACATTTAAATGGCCAAACAGCGGGAAAATACTGTGAAAGATGGCTCGAGGATAGAGAAATGGCAGCTGCCCAACTACACGTTCTCTTAAATTGCAAAGAGGTTAAGCCCATTATTGAGTAAGTATTGAGCAATAAATATATCTATATTTATTCAACTAATAATGACACTAATTCTTAACAATATCTTATGTAGTCTGTATGTCCAAAGTTTGAAAAGCATGTACGGGGATCTCAATGACGATATTGTTGATAAACAACTAGAAGTTGACTTTCCACAGTGGTTTCAAGAATACGTAAGCATATTTTTTAAAGTGTTCAATTCTAGGATCTTTGGGTTAGAACAAAGATGTAGAATTTTCGTCTAAACTAAGATGTATGAATTGATTTATTTGACTAGGTGACGATGAATCACAAACTTAGGAGAGAAAATTCTGACTTGTATGATTTGGCAAGGGGGCCTTTGAGACTAGCGAAATCTTGgtctatttatttttcaaatggaTACAAATTCCACACAACTTATTGGGGTAAAGGAAAAACAACATATAACAGCGGTGTGTGTGTTAGTGGAATAGGACAAGACGAAACCTCAAATGACTATTATGGCGTTATTACCGAGATTCTGGAATTTGAATGGCCAAGTCAAACAACAAAAAAGTTGGTTTTATTTTACTGTGATTGGTTTGACCCTTCAAGACATGGGATGCGAATACATCGTCAGTATAAGATTGTAGAAGTTCACAATTTAATGCAACAATTGAAGATGACCCAATTGATCACCTACAAGATGATGAAGTTGATGGTGAAGAGGTTAGTTTGCCAATGATGCAagaaaatgaagatgatgatgattccAACGACGATGGTGACGATGAAGATTAATTGGCTACTAAATTTTCATGTCTATTTTTGGGAAAAAAATCAATGGCTGTAATAATATATGATtgtgtatttaaatattataaatagagTTCAGTATTAAGTGTTATGCATTCCTTTGAATTCTACCATATTCATCTCATCCTTGATTTATGTTATCTTtcctctgttgcaccccaatttttgacctctgagatcccatcatttttctaagtatcatgatcattatcattatcatttatcatcatgcatatttttatttactaacaaaaaaataaaagaaaaaaagtttgttaCTTGTGTATTAaaaacaggagaatgatcaagaggaagctgaagaaattagggttttgaggcccacaagaggttcaatattctctcaagattcaaaggttccttcaatcaatatttggtcctcaaagattcatttcaacaagctcaaaagctttgaatcaaccaagcTGGGATTCTTCATTCATTCACTCGTTCATTGCAGGATAATTTCGTGTTCATTTGAAGTGTGCCATTTTCAATTGGTGAGATTTAAGatacttgtttggaatttatttcatGGTTTTTTGGCTCATGGTGAAGAATtgattcatatggattatttgaaagttggtacaagtttgaaacaattcatggaaatttcaccgaaattgcaagaaatatcttttagtccatttgttgaaagattatttcaagtatggtttaaaaccataaattcaagaattaaaagttcattggtgcaagaacattcttCACATTACTTTCAAGGATTTTCCATTCAAGAATATCCAATATTCATGGTTCATACAActtcattcaaagatttttaaaggaaattcaaacATTCAAAAATGAAGTTCATTCTTTACAAAGTTCCAAATTTCAAATGAATTACAATAGAGACTTTGTCCAAAATTCAAGATTACAACATTTCAAGtctaattcaaggttcaaagatattacaactttcaaattctattcactttcaagaatacaagttcatacaattctaaagtggaataaattcggattacaaagaataaaagaaaatgcaatgctttcttgaattcttcaatcttcaaagtcttcatccttcaagatcaagcttcttcatgctttcttcaaagtcctcGTGCAACATGAAAAAAGAAACATAAGAGGGGTGAATTTAGCAAAAgaataattcaagacaaaaaaggggtgagattagcaaaaagttaacaaataattgaaaaagaaatcAAAGAGATATTTCATGTCCACTTGCATAGCTCATGTCATAAGAAATATCTcataaagaatattctttgccaatcaagtttaccaaatgccaaacacatccttaacctttcctataaatagaaggcctcACTTCATTGCAAATGACACACaaaaagctactatactactagctttctcacttctctctcttTTTATAATTTTCAAGTTACAAAGTTCCATAGTTACAAAGAAGGGAGAGGTAGTTCTTCATACCTcacttgaagatcttcatcttcaagcttccaaCCACTTGAagttcatcttcaagtctccctaatatccaaagaggtgttgaggcatcaccttcatcaaagagCCTaccacaatttcaaaaaaaagagaggttgttagtaacaacaattcaaagttgtttcatcatcaacaaccacACAGTTTCAATTCAACAAACCGCAAGCAGCTCACGGTTTTGTTCATCTTCATATCACCTTCAATCAAACTGCAGCAACAATATAATCACTTCAAcacaaaaattcagcaacaacAGTTGCAATAACAACATCACCGAAGGTTCTTGCTCACCTGCAGTCAAAACACCGACGCTGCAAGCGGTTCAGCATCACAACAACAATCAACAACAGTTCCGAAGCAGTAGAAAAAAAAAGGCGGTTCAGCATCACAATTAATTCAAAGACAGCAGCAATAATCCAGAAAACAAAAGTAGCAATCAACACGTACCGGCAAAAATCTCCTTGCCGTAGGAAAGTCAATCCAATTCTTACTCTCAAAAATATCGTTGCTGTTATGAACATAGTTCCTGTTAGAACAAATTTTTCAGAAACCTGAGAAATAGCATGAGTTGTTGTTGCTATACtgttaaataaaagtaaaaacgAAATTTGGAAAGAAACGTACCTGGGTTCTTCAAGCTTCTTCCATGGCCGCAAGTGAGAGCAAACCGAGAGGTTATCAATTGTTGTTGTTTAGCAGAGAGCAACGTTCGCTGAGAGGAGAGATGTTCTTGCAGTAGACTTGGTTTCACCGAGAGAGGCCATAGTTGTTGTTGCCGTCCGCGAGAAAGATGATGATGAGAACGAAAATCCACCATGGTTGAATCTTGGTAAACGCCGTTTGTTCACCGTGAGAAGAGGAAAATTGAAGTTGTTATTGTTGTCCCAAAAGGAGGAAGTTTGTTCTCCTGAGTTTGTTTCTTTTTCTCTCAGAATCGTGAAAACAAGGAAGGAGAGGCGCTGCctcttttgtgttttttagggtttcaCTAACCCATCTCTTGCTTACTAGAgttgggcggatccgggtcacattgacccgacccggtccggcccaattCTTTTTTTATTGTCTTTCAGCTTTAATTTAATTGGGCTGCACCCTCTTTCAGATTTTAAACCCCTTGGCCCATtcaattaatttttctttttactaattttcctttaactttttctataaatattttttatgaggtTAAGTGTCTTAATTTTAAATAtaggattttaattttcttttctaatccttattaaaaatgacaaaaaaatatgtttttaagattaaaagttttcttttaatattttcatatgtttataagtgtgtttttttttattattcttgttaaaacaacaaaaatatatattagatgcatatttaagtttgtgtttctaattatcttatcttttcatgaaaaatcacaaaaaagaatgaattaagtttaatttgttttatatttatttttgtatattatttgatattatttcttatcttttttcctttgtcccgaatcagaataaaagatcaaatatggcagagattgtatgcagttgatttaagacttttggaaatttatcgtgtagtcgctatgattctatcaagcttctgataaattttcattaactttaaatccgagatcatcattcactcaacATCGaccttcactaacatcgtgaatatacttgactagcttcaagatgattcacgtgctaacatactaacaattgactttaatttccgcattttattatattgttctttatatttcttgctttatgctttattttattatttattatatatgtttctgttatttttttctttgtccatttggacatattatttatatttctgttattttatctttgtccatttggacatattatttatgtttctgttattttttctttgtccacttggacgtattatttatgtttctgttattttctcttgtccatttggacatattatttatgtttctgctattttttctctttgtccatttggacatattatttatgtttctgtcattttttctttgtccatttggacatattatttatgtttctgtcattttttctttgtccatttggacatattatttatatttctgctattttttctttgtccatttggacttattatttatatttctgctattttttctttgtccatttggacatattatttatatttctgctatttttctttgtccatttggacatattatttatgtttccgctattttctctttgtccatttggacgctatgtttatgtttccgctattttctttttgtccacttggaccatactttacttttatgctaaaaacaCTAATAaccaacaaaaatctaaaaaaaacgcttaaggttctctctcggactactggttactatccctagcatttttgagattcggacttatggacttagtgcctctggacccctattctgttattactctatggttgttctgtctgtctggcattggattgttgtctgtttgtgtatgcaggtatttccttgaaagtccttgatggttaattccaaggcattaagataaggattttacccgaaaacagccgttactctgcccgattttcatcagaattttaatgtgattgatgcaaagtggtgctaaagataataagttcatctggatccccaagtggtaatgcgtcggtcaactgttggtttcttattttggtcagatcattctctccttaaacttttattttaagcactaggatagcctcttcatctcctcccacttcttaaattttcaaaatcttctccttttttccaaaattttcttatgtttgtaaaacgtcttttaaaaatcttttcttataaaataccttttgcccttagtggcttttctttcaaagtttagacatgattaaatgttgtagtgagttgtgataccccacgattttgagattgattgatataatggaatcttttccacgtgagagagatagtgtcatactcgttgattttcatccgagttggagctcttctttcatttgtgatgcaaagaatctatttgttctcatgatcaagatcaatggctgagtatttctctccgacgacgataaagtgtttattccttttaaaaaaaccgttttcccttttaagcggaactacattagctctgacttctccattgcaccgaggaggtatgtaggcacaaggcttaatgtcttgccgagcttattttaaaaatcaaacaagagcaaaagtgatctaagcaaaactaagagcccatggataaccatggatacaaagggtgcttaaaaccttccctttgtataaccaaccccccgaacccaaaatctgtcaaaaggtctttcctgttcttttatgcctttccttttttgggataaaataaaagtcggtggcgactcttgcaaaaaataaagaaaaataataaaagaaaaaaagagcaaggagtcagttcgttgccaaaaaaccgagtttacatcCTCCTATCCCAAACAATTTTG harbors:
- the LOC131634018 gene encoding uncharacterized protein LOC131634018 gives rise to the protein MVDFRSHHHLSRGRQQQLWPLSVKPSLLQEHLSSQRTLLSAKQQQLITSRFALTCGHGRSLKNPGTMFITATIFLRVRIGLTFLRQGDFCRVGVLTAGEQEPSVMLLLQLLLLNFCVEVIILLLQFD